Proteins encoded by one window of Gouania willdenowi chromosome 4, fGouWil2.1, whole genome shotgun sequence:
- the LOC114462062 gene encoding tubulin alpha chain-like codes for MREIISIHVGQAGVQIGNSCWELFCLEHGIQPNGQVLSNQESGGGDDSFNTFFSETGTGKRVPRALYVDLEPTVIDEVRTGTYRQLFHPDHLITGKEDAANNYARGHYTIGKEIIELVMDRTRKMADQCTGLQGFLIYHSFGGGTGSGFTSLLMERLSVDYGKKAKLEFAVYPSPQISTAVVEPYNSILTTHTTLEHSDCAFMVDNEAIYDICQRNLDIEHPSYPNLNRLMSQTISSITSSLRFDGALNVDLTEFQTNLVPYPRIHFPMATYAPVISAEKAYHEQLSVSEITNACFEPANQMVKCDPRHGKYMACCLLYRGDVAPKDVNAAIAAIKTKRSIQFVDWCPTGFKVGINYQPPSVVPGGDLAKVQRAVCMLSNTTAISEAWARLNHKFDLMYAKRAFVHWYVGEGMEEGEFSEAREDMAALEKDYEEVGADSVEDEGEEGEEY; via the exons aTG CGTGAGATTATTTCTATTCATGTGGGCCAAGCTGGAGTCCAGATCGGTAATTCCTGCTGGGAACTTTTCTGTCTGGAGCATGGGATTCAGCCAAACGGACAGGTGCTTTCTAACCAGGAATCTGGAGGAGGAGACGACTCCTTCAACACCTTCTTCAGTGAAACTGGGACAGGGAAACGTGTCCCCAGAGCGCTTTATGTAGACCTGGAGCCTACTGTCATCG ATGAAGTGCGAACAGGAACGTACCGTCAGCTGTTTCATCCAGATCACCTTATCACAGGAAAAGAGGATGCTGCCAACAACTATGCCCGAGGACACTACACCATTGGGAAAGAGATCATAGAACTTGTTATGGATAGGACTCGTAAAATG gcggATCAGTGCACTGGCCTGCAGGGATTTCTCATCTACCACTCCTTTGGTGGAGGCACTGGCTCTGGTTTCACCTCCTTGCTGATGGAGAGGCTCTCTGTTGACTATGGTAAAAAGGCCAAGCTTGAGTTTGCTGTCTACCCATCACCCCAGATTTCCACTGCTGTAGTTGAGCCTTACAACTCCATCCTGACCACCCACACCACCTTGGAGCACTCAGACTGTGCCTTCATGGTGGACAACGAGGCCATCTACGACATCTGCCAGAGGAACCTTGATATTGAGCACCCTTCATACCCTAATCTTAACCGTCTCATGAGCCAGACCATCTCATCAATCACATCTTCTCTTCGTTTTGATGGAGCTCTGAATGTTGATCTGACAGAGTTTCAGACCAACTTGGTGCCTTACCCTCGTATCCACTTCCCAATGGCCACCTATGCCCCGGTCATCTCTGCTGAGAAAGCCTACCATGAGCAGCTGTCTGTGTCTGAAATCACAAACGCCTGCTTCGAGCCAGCCAATCAGATGGTGAAGTGTGATCCTCGCCATGGTAAATACATGGCCTGCTGTCTGCTGTATCGAGGTGATGTGGCGCCAAAAGACGTCAACGCTGCCATTGCAGCCATTAAGACCAAACGCTCCATCCAGTTTGTGGACTGGTGCCCCACTGGCTTCAAGGTGGGCATCAACTACCAGCCTCCCTCTGTGGTTCCTGGAGGAGACCTGGCCAAAGTGCAGAGGGCCGTTTGCATGCTGAGCAACACCACTGCCATCTCTGAGGCCTGGGCCAGACTAAACCACAAGTTTGACCTCATGTACGCCAAGAGAGCCTTTGTCCACTGGTATGTTGGAGAGGGAATGGAGGAGGGAGAATTCTCAGAGGCCAGAGAGGACATGGCTGCCCTGGAGAAAGATTATGAAGAAGTTGGCGCTGATAGTGTGGAAGATGAAGGAGAGGAAGGAGAAGAATATTAA